The DNA sequence aaattaatctaattatgtataaaattttcagattttctaaccaattttttttttcatttttattttttttatttttttcgttgTGAACTCTGaactggtccttttaggtgatcttaatcatccctaattctaacatgttcctttcataATGATCTCTACTTggggcttttgtgaagatgtcagctatttgcttgttaGTAGCACAAAATTTCACAGTGATCAACCCATTTTTATAGTTATCCCTTAAAacgtgatgcctaacatctatgtgattagttcttttgtgatgaaccgggttcttggtcatactaattgcactagtgttatcacaaaaaatggggatacaaccaacatcaattccaaagttcATTAATTGCTGTTTGATCcttaacaattgagcacaacataaggcagcaacaacatactcagcttcagcagtagataaggccactaaattttgctttttggtggcccaagacgcAAGACAtaagccaagaaagtgtgccatacctgaggtgctctttctatccataagaaaacctgcataatcagcatcagcatatcccacaagattgaaattactaccttttggataccaaagacaaagatcagtggtgcctttttgatatctcaaaattctcttgacaacggtcaagtgagactccttcggATTTTCCTGAAATCTTACACAAAGGCCTatactgaaaacaatgtcaggtctactagcagtgagatgcaacaatgagccaatcattcccctatacaacttctgatcgacagatgaaccaggttcatctatatccaactttgtagctgttgcaataggagtgtcaatttctttggaatcttccattttaaaccttttaagcaactcttttacatacttctgctgatggatcatagttccatttggattttgtttaatttgtaagcctaaaaagaaattaagctcacccagcatgctcatttcaaattcactccccattagtttagcaaattctttacttaacttatcagtagttgctccaaagattatatcatcaacatatatctgaactaccaagaaaTCTTTAccttttttctttcaagaacaaagtattttcaattttacctctcttgtagtcatgctcaagcaaaaactttgataatatttcataccatgctcttggcgcctgcttgagcccaaaaagtgctttgtcaagttggtacacatgatcaggaccctccttgctttcaaaccctagagcttgcttgacaaacacttcttcctttagatagccattgaggaaggcactcttgacatccatatagtgaagggtgaattccatataaacagcaaaggctatgaggagtcttattgcttccaaccttgcaactaGAGCAAAGgattcatcatagtctatgccctcctcttagctatatccttgaaccaccaatcttgctttgttcCTTGTAAcaattccatcttcatcaagtttgtttctgaagacccattttgtgccaattactgatctgtccaagggtcttggtaccagatgccaaacttgactcctttcaaattggttgagttcatcttgtattgcatttacccagtctacatcctgcaaagcctcaataacatttttaggttcaataagagataagaaagcatcaaaagcacaaagattctttaatgaagatctggttattattccagaggttggatcagtaattatgttctcaatgggatgagaactttgatacttgtaaggttttacaaccaactggtttccccttgatgttccttcaatgctttgttgctgtggaacaggttcatggacaggttcccttgaggtttgagaatcattcctctttgttctattccccctTTCACGTTGCCCTAGGTAGAAGGACCtattccatcacctgttccttcttccagtgcagcttcagtctgggctgtggtttcatttaagtttcttaccagtccaattgcttcatcatcatgttcctgtctctcagaaagaatgttagtttcatcaaaaaccacattaacactttcttcaacacacatagttcttttgttatatacCTTATATGCTTTACTATGTGatgaatatcccaagaatactccctcatcacttctgtgatcaaacttgcctagggagtctttaccattgttgtgcaTAAAGCACTTgtatccaaatgccctaagatgggatatatttggttttctccctttaagtaactcatagggagtcttttcaacaagaggtctagtcatgcacctatttatgatgtagcaagcagtatttatagcttctgcccagaagctatggggcagtttactagaaagaagcatagtcctagccatatcttcaagtgtcctattctttctttcaactactccattttgttgtggagtcctaggagtaGTAAAATTATGAtatatgccatgctcatcacaaaattcagcaaatttagcattttcaaattcagttccatgatcagacctaattgatgcaagttgattacctagttgtttctgagtttttctaacaaaagaagtgaacatgtcaaatgcttcatctttagatgttaaaaataatgtccaagtaaacctagagtaatcatcaacaagcaccatcacgtatcttttaccacctctgcttaatgttctcattggaccacagagatccatatggaccagttccaccgttctggtggtacttaccactttcttgcatttaaaggaGGATCTTACccgcttcccccttgcacaagcctcacaaactttgtcttccttgaacttgatgttaggcagtcctatcaccaagtccttggagactaatttgttgagttgactcagactttcatgtccaagtctcttgtgccaaaggaggggatcattgtccaacacacttaagcaagtgagttcattttctgacaatgtggacagatctacaacatatatattgttcactctttttccctgcaaaacaatcttgttagtggtaagattaatcacaaagcatttattagaggtgaatgctaccaagttacctctatcacacagttctgatacactaattagactgtattttaggccgtctatcaaatagacattctcaatcgagtgagagtcagtcttacctactttgccaaccccaatgatctcacctttcttcccatttccaaaggagacattaccttctTTGAGGTCCTCAaatgaaaggaactggttcttgcttcctgtcatgtgctttgagcagccactatccatgtaccatatctAGCTGCTcaccttcacttggacctgcaaaaggaaatcaggggttagtcttaggaacccaaactagtttgggtccctttatATATGcaaaaagataaattaaattctttttagcccaacttggcagcATATTTTTCCCTAGAacaaactttttattcttttgacttgtcttttcttttctagtgcattcacttttatagtgaccagtcttaccacagtgtgtgcaaattttattctcaggaagtgtgagatacttacttttgggatcccatttaggtggcagattcccaaagccaattcctcttctattgctactatgatgttcctgTAGGCATGACAGTGCATCGGAGGACGTGTTCCATTTACAAGTcctgtctagttcatgcttgactttGCCTAGATCCTCCTTCAAAATTCTTACCTTCTCATCCTtcctatacaactcatcttttagtttacctatattttcttctagagtgagttgtgtgcaatcagcagtcttcttacttgttcctaatttcagttttagattttcagatctaagttctaggacatttaATTCAAAttcatgaacctggttctttagtgcagtattttcacttatagtctcattaactctaagttccaggttcttacactttgcttttaaaatcacacattctttagacaactgtttctttttattatttatatcttcagattcatcaatgaaatctagaagtaactcagatagcctttctttaaacaaaaacttaatcttgtcttttagatggattatacttacttcatattcctcatcggattctccaattgccataagtgcttgttcatctccatcttcatcatccgagtcctcatctgagctttctccccaagcagcaaccatagcctttgttgatcctttgttcttcttgggatgaacctgttccttctttctgtttctccgttcagctctttccttcttccattcaatttcccattgagggaAGTTTTTGATGTGGCGATCAGTcttcccacacttgtagcagccctcATTGGTCTGTTTTTCAGTAACCCTTAGTTTGTTGTAgcctccacttcttgaagaaccctttcctctcactaggtacttcttgaagtcctttgtgatcatagccatttcatctttctctagatcagaaccttcagtaaTTCTGAGTGCCAGTCTCATctccttcttgggtacatccatcttcatggttcgccttctaagttcataagcagtgagatttctAATTAGCTCATCCAAATTGAGAGTGGTGATGTTCTTTGACTCCTGAAtagcagtgattttgctctcccatgagactggcagaacccttgtcaaaatcttctcaactttgtcttcttcgtgaataacccttccaagagacttaatgtgatgacccaaaatgtcatctttaaatataataattaattttacattttaagacctcgaaaattactatttattatttttcgacttgcgtgtgcagtccgtaaaatttttcgaaaagttttcaggtgaaaaatggattaaaatgtgaattagagctttaaaactcaactaagtagactttggtcaacattttgagcaaatggactcggatcagtgtttttacaattttggtaggtccgtatcatgatttgggacttagacgtatgcccggaatcaaatttcgaggtccctagcccgagatatggaattttgatgaaaaattaaaagtttaagtttaaatagtgtcCGGATGTCAAATTAGGTGCAAACggccctggaatagaattttggtgattccaacagctccgtatggtgattttggacttaggagcgtgatcggaattttatttggaagtccgtagtggaattaggcttgaaatgccaaaagttaaatttttggaaagtttgaccgggggttgactttttgatatcgaggtcggaatccaattctggaaattggaataggtctgttaggtcatttatgacttgtgtgcaaaattagaagtcattccgaattgatttgatatgtttcagcacaagatatagaatttaaaaattcaaagttcatagattttgatttgaggtgtgattcgtcgttttgatattgtttgatatggtttgaagcctcgactaaattcgtattgtattttgggacatgttggaataattggttaaggtcccgagggtctcgggtggatttcggaaggtaaacggaatggatttcgaataaagagggttgctggaaatttctatTGCAGAAATTTCGCGAGAAATTtttggtgcgtggagccaactttggaagctcatatctcgcaattcataaggaagcAGAAATTGTTCaagaaagttgtagtcgtttgattctagtttccagaaagttaaaccattcactATTTGggcatttgtacagaaagttatgatggattgaatgaaggccggtagagcagtttcgccagaaatttctaatgcgtggagccgactttggaagcttgtatctcgcaattcataaggaatcggaaaattgtcaaaacatgaaagttgtagtcgtttgattcttgtttccagaaagttaaaccattcatcatttggaaatTTGTATATATGTTATAATTGATTGAAAGAAGGCTGGTACAAGCAAGTTTTGgcggacttttagtgacggaaaatggacttttagtgacggatgagcaaaaacttaaggaccaaaaatggccatttccttcatttcgttttggatttttggagtacggttcttgggcgattttcacggaaaaacattggggtaagtgttccttatcctatattgattatatttcacgattccatactcatttacatcatgaatccatgaatttatggaagaaaaatcaagatttttgcaaaatattccaaaaacgaaaatttaagatttggaggtcgagttgttatcgaaatttggtaaaattggtatgggtggactcgtaattgaatgagttgtcagattttgtaagtttcgctggattccgagatgtgggccccacgggcaaattttgagctaatttcggattttattgaaaaatgtaatattttcttataaaattgattactataatttttgttgactgtatcgaattaattatgactagatacgagtcgatcggagtcggaaaatcgaggaaaaagcataatatttggttaaattggagcaagtcgaggtaagtgacttgtctaaccttgtgtggggaaaatttttcctaggatttataattgtaatgtgtgaaaagtcgtgtacatgaggtgacgagtctGTACACGGGccaaatgtgaaagattatgtttaaAGTGTgcagatcattgttgcgcattaattaaattatttcattttgttatattcttcactattgatttaatgtttatattttaaatttgcttgacttttttctgctaattgttttatctgtttagttggaatttggttttttttattctgtgcattatttgaaggttgattttttttaaattaaatattattaatatgaagtatttgacatttttaaacttgatattgaagcaacgtattgaagattttgaaatattattttcctaaattatttattcctgaatatttttgtaagattttcgtactcattgtgatggagcagtgagctctttattgtgaaaaaatattattgttgaattattttgacatgagccgtgagctctttattgtggaaaaatattattgctaaattattttggcaagttaaattatttgagcacctgaggtgcaaattatgatattgatacgcatgcgatggtataaggtttgggtattgaaatgcatgcggtgagataagggtggcttgatacgcgtggctagtagggggaactactagaaggcatgcggtgtgataaggatggctaaaacgcgggatgctatttcggaaaaaatattttctttaaaataaattgtgaaggctcccgcggtgagataagaaaatgagatattgtgaatttgtttatgatttgggactacgaggcggtacctcgggagtgcccttgttgatattgatttgtgGCCGCATTTgactttgattattgttgtgattttcttaaagttggaaagaattctgttttgtttccacaaggtatttatttttcattatttgatgtaattaaatgtgacatactacttgattcattttcattatcattttatcttataatattgtttctacattttaccatgccattatttattctccagtagggtctgacctgacctcgtcactactctaccgaggttaggcttggcatttactgggtaccgctgtggtgtactcatactacgcttctgtatatctttttgtgcagatccaggtacatcttatcagaccatgcatcagtaaactagctgtacgaggagacttcgaggtatatctgccttctatcttactatgatgtcttccttatttgctttagactctgatgtatagagacatagagaataaattcttagaagcttgtgacttatttctactgggttttgggagttgaaattgtttgaattgtagtttatttatttcagatatttattattattccgcattgatatgtgccatcacgacatcctacagagggaatttgggatcgtgacaagttggtatcagagctctaggttcataggtgttatgagtcacaagcaggtttagtagagtcttgtggatcggtacggagatgtctgtacttatcttccagaggctatggaactgttaggaaaatattcatttccttgattccttatcgtgcggcattgatttagcttgaaacatatatcacatattcctttgtatccactcatgtatgacattgcgcactcggtatcagttgtgcgtcaatGGTTCGTGATGCtacagatggactacgagggacccatagatgctcaaacattgccttaacgtatggttccgactgaagatcacctagtgaatcaagTGCGGGATGCAACGGaaattggcgtctggttgatttatacgagctgtgaaggttattattgtggatcatcggacgttatgacctatgacttcacgtcgtccactatcaatgggtggattacggggtcatgtattgtatcagttttgggcctgaaatgtatatatgtggtactgaaaggttccctaaaatttacacatgtttaaggcctgagattttgtagaggataaggttgggacttgcggtatgtccgcctccttaataatcctatacttcaataccaaagaagttatagaaacaactctaaatttttagaaggtctactcagcgtggacgtcactgttatggattttggggtgcttcggaggaagtacacttgttgacgagagtctggactatgtggttcgtggcaaaatttgtctgtatggagctctacttttgtgatcattgtgtataaataggggtaagggttaccccaaagaagaatcgaagagtatgttaagaaatgggccaACTCaatagtgttgagtcagcataacaaaaaaagaaatttgccttgggagagataattctccaccggtatTCGTGGAAAGCCTATGAATAGGGCAGACCAgtcaatgcaacaccgcccacttggcttagttctcagaaacgcttttgaaagagtttgtttcccggactctccgtaatatgtggcacatagggtttgaacagttgcgtcaggtcaccattgacggtgtcagaatattccatcaagttcaataagttagcccgtcatactcctactttgcttcctacagccagagggcgagttcacatactcattaaaggactcaattatgatcataaattttgtacgactcgggagctacaagctgatacttcatttctgctagttgtacaaattgccaagatattagaatgtgttcggggtaaggaaaaaaggaaactaaggagaccaagacgtctcgaggttctgggggattcagtggattctactctgcaattataaatcattatggcagggctcaggcagtcggccagcccagtccgcacatcggattactcggggtgctctaataatgttcttttaatgcaccaccgacatgagttcctacaatggctattccagttatctggcacagactcaatatgagcagcctaactcgcaaaggggttgttatcaATACGGTGATagtaggcacatcatgagaaaattgtcccaaacttgggagagacttatttcatcaaagcactcaggctatgtgccccattgcagttactacaccacccacacgaccagttgggggtagaggacagacgggtagaaggcatccttgaggtggagacccagccgttgatatatttgttttatggtatggcggaggtcgctacatcagttggtgtcgttacaggtacgaccttgatataatataaaggaataattccttaacttgattcggttctgagtatcgaggcgagtcctcctattgtgctccacttatgagtgagtttcataattctataatctacttatgtgtttactcctgttgggagattccatggagataactacgcctatcattccatgctggtcactaataagacctgtgaggctaaatgtgattttctgttactcatttcggtaagttttgatgtaatttacgaacaattaattacaaattatgaattatatgccctaccggtgtggggttcattatgtattgtgattttcttttttaacgaaaattatttagaaggagcaaataaaaaatttcgattggcacgatgtgcatattacttgtgattcagaaccgaggacgagatcctcgcattttaatataaactgatatgtttaaaccgggctacgagctgcagtggaagttatataaggacgagatccttgtgaggaaaattcttgtgtttaaattctcccttgtgaattttaatttgtactatagtactaataaggagtcatgcctgttaggcttatttgaaaattctatatgaaattctctgtgcatacttgccaattttgtgttgtaattattgagttttaacctacgaggtaggttcccgcccaggtgacgttaaatgtgactcattaattcgggtaaataattatgagatcttcatgcctcgtatcttgttatcagtattgtgaaggtttaaaacgagatttttgttaacgtgaagttaattgacgattttataattgattatgaacaactattaagaccagattgacccagaagggtgctccgttcatatgggccgaggaatgtgaggagagcttccaaaagctcaagaaagctttgactacagccccaatgttggtattacctacaggttcagggtcttatattgtgtattgtgatgcgtcgcgtattaaCCTCGGCgcaatgttgatgcaagacggtagggtgattgcgtacgcgtccagacagctaaaaggtgcatgagaagaattatcgtgtacacaaccttgagttagcagacattgttcatgccttaaatatttggcggcattatttatacggtgtccattgcgaggtctacaccgatcaccgaagtctacaacatctgtttaaacagaaggatcttaatttgcggcatcagagatggttggagttgcttaaggattatgatatcaccattctctatcatcttgagaaggccaatgtagtggtcgatgccttgagtcgtaaggcggagagtttaggtagcttagcatatttaccggtagcagagaggcctttggccttggatgttcaggccttggccaaccagtttatcagattggatgtttccgagccgagtcgagctttggcttgtgtggtttctcagtcttctctttatgactgtatcagggaacgtcagtatgatgacccccatctgcttgtccttaaggacacagttcagcacggcgatgccaaggaagtcactattggagatgaaaatgtattacggatgcagggcgggctatgtgtgccaaatgtagatggtttgcgcgacttgattttccaggaggctcacaattcgcggtactccatttatctgggtgctgcaaagatgtatcaagacttgagacaacactattggtggaggcggatgaagaaagacatagtggaatatgtagctcggtgcctaaattgtcagcaagtgaaatatgagcatcaacgaccgggtggattgcttcagaagttggaaattccagaatgaAAATGGGAGTGGATCAATATGAATTTcgttattgggctcccacggactcggaggaagttcgatgcagtttgggtgattgtggatagattgaccaagtcagctcatttcatttttgtgattactacttactcttcagagcagctggctcaagtatatattcgcgagattgttaacttcacggtgtaccggtatctatcatctgtGACTGGgctacacagtttacctcatagTTTTGGAGGCTTGTACATCGAGAGTTAGGTACTCGCATGGAGTTGAGTACaaaatttcaccctcagacggacgggcagtctgaacgcactattcagatactggaggatatgatTCGTGCGTGTGTGACAGATTtcggggtgcttgggatcagttcttaccacattcggagtttgcttacaacaacagttgtcagtcaagcattcagatggctccgtatgaggccttgtatggtaggcggtgccggtccccagtgggttggttcgaactgggcgagactaggctattgggtacagact is a window from the Nicotiana tomentosiformis chromosome 10, ASM39032v3, whole genome shotgun sequence genome containing:
- the LOC138900224 gene encoding uncharacterized mitochondrial protein AtMg00810-like translates to MGSEFEMSMLGELNFFLGLQIKQNPNGTMIHQQKYVKELLKRFKMEDSKEIDTPIATATKLDIDEPGSSVDQKLYRGMIGSLLHLTASRPDIVFSIGLCVRFQENPKESHLTVVKRILRYQKGTTDLCLWYPKGSNFNLVGYADADYAGFLMDRKSTSGMAHFLGLCLASWATKKQNLVALSTAEAEYVVAALCCAQLLRIKQQLMNFGIDIYIRELSVKNLVYQDYTEEKSGGVDEIVQKRGGSGSGKATKGLVQLGKNIDELVSSKQETLADLLKRVTKSYNPKKKGRLVQARIILGQDAEIERIKKRLAEVETERDALRTELTREKENNDGILQDMLKLLQTKNQTPSSSQP